One genomic segment of Paraburkholderia aromaticivorans includes these proteins:
- a CDS encoding hybrid sensor histidine kinase/response regulator, giving the protein MECNLHGRTASHGIRRRKAPMHQTQPQNPLPAGPATQAGASRPPAAGTQRIVKIRRDYNAWVGDETLEDYALRFTPRTFRRWSEFRVANTAIGAVSFLVLEAIGGALVVNYGFTNAICAILAVSLLIFLTGIPISYYAARNGVDMDLLTRGAGFGYLGSTLTSLIYAVFTFVFFALEAAIMSLALELYLKVPLSVAYVISALVIIPAVTFGITFINRLQGWTQPLWLVLLVVPYAVVLWREPHVLAEWVTFGGISGSGHEFNLVAFGAGCTVVFSLIVQIGEQVDYLRFLPPRTRANRFRWWAALIAAGPGWIVPGAMKMLGGAFLAFLAIQHEIDPVKAVEPTQMYLVAYHYVFHSPEGALAAMTLFVIVSQLKINVTNAYAGSLAWSNFFARLTHSHPGRVVWLVFNVLIALLLVEMGVFEAISKVLALYANVAIAWIGAVVGDLVINKPLGYSPRHVEFKRAHLYDVNPVGVGAMLFASLIAALSHAGVFGTTAEALSSFIALLVAFICAPLLAIATRGRFYLARDGRDLEAGAILRCVICENTFEREDMAHCPAYAGSICSLCCSLDSRCNDSCKPHARLPAQFGNSMRTLFPKLKLGPAGLRLAQYAGLLIAVVTLLGGVLAVQWYQSVRTLPNLDTTVHDVLLQGYLKAFFALALVGCIAAWWLVLANENRKVTQEESQRQAELLMQEIEAHRKTDAALQRASAAAESANRAKSRYVTGLSHELRTPLNSILGYAQLLLQGTDELPPARRNAVATIYRSGEHLLALVDGLLDVARIEAGKLQLNVTEISLPDFVAQLSAMLEPQATDKGLQFEFHTSGRMADVVRIDEKRVRQILINLIGNAIRFTSHGSVKVRAGYAWETITFEIADTGPGMPATELERLFLPFERGAAAREHDHGAGLGLTICRMLTELMGGNLDVQSEVGKGTRFIVKLFAPEVRAPQLLASGPLNVKGYDGPRRTVLVVDDLAEQRRIVVQTLAPLGFNVVEAASGPEALQWLGTASADLIVMDVSMPDMDGFEASRLIRDNHLSAAPVLILSANAFADDRDKGAAAGCDDYLAKPLYIPLLLDKLAALLQLHWIVEPTDTVATASAVARIDVTASLPAPLREKLQAQLEMGYVQGFIEQLDAAEHGAPELASVLEPLRALARRFRLTELAHLLAPTQQVNPDA; this is encoded by the coding sequence ATGGAATGCAATTTGCATGGCCGCACCGCTAGTCACGGAATCCGCCGACGAAAGGCCCCGATGCACCAAACGCAACCACAGAACCCGCTGCCCGCCGGTCCGGCCACCCAAGCTGGGGCATCGCGCCCGCCGGCAGCCGGCACGCAGCGCATCGTCAAAATCCGCCGCGACTACAACGCGTGGGTCGGCGACGAGACGCTCGAGGATTACGCGTTGCGGTTCACGCCGCGCACGTTCCGGCGCTGGTCGGAATTCCGCGTCGCCAATACGGCGATCGGCGCGGTGTCGTTTCTCGTGCTCGAAGCGATTGGCGGCGCGCTGGTCGTGAACTACGGCTTCACCAACGCAATCTGCGCGATTCTCGCTGTCTCCCTGCTGATCTTCTTGACGGGCATCCCGATCAGCTATTACGCCGCACGCAACGGCGTCGACATGGATCTGCTCACGCGCGGCGCGGGCTTCGGCTACCTGGGTTCGACGCTCACTTCACTGATCTATGCGGTCTTCACCTTCGTCTTTTTCGCGCTGGAAGCGGCCATCATGTCGCTCGCGCTGGAGCTGTATCTGAAGGTGCCGCTTTCCGTGGCTTATGTGATCAGCGCGCTCGTCATCATTCCGGCCGTGACCTTCGGCATCACGTTCATCAACCGTCTGCAGGGATGGACCCAGCCGTTGTGGCTCGTGCTGCTGGTCGTGCCCTACGCGGTGGTGTTGTGGCGTGAACCGCACGTGCTTGCGGAATGGGTGACGTTTGGCGGAATCTCAGGCAGCGGCCATGAATTCAACCTCGTCGCTTTCGGCGCGGGGTGCACGGTGGTGTTTTCGCTGATCGTGCAGATTGGCGAGCAGGTCGACTATCTGCGCTTTCTACCGCCGCGCACGCGCGCCAATCGCTTTCGCTGGTGGGCCGCGCTGATCGCGGCCGGGCCTGGCTGGATCGTGCCGGGCGCGATGAAGATGCTGGGCGGCGCGTTCCTCGCCTTCCTCGCCATCCAGCACGAGATCGATCCGGTCAAGGCCGTCGAACCCACGCAGATGTATCTGGTCGCATATCACTACGTGTTCCACTCGCCTGAAGGCGCGCTCGCCGCGATGACGCTGTTCGTGATCGTGTCGCAACTGAAGATCAACGTGACGAACGCCTACGCCGGCTCGCTCGCGTGGTCGAATTTCTTTGCGCGGCTCACGCACAGCCATCCGGGGCGCGTGGTGTGGCTCGTGTTCAACGTGCTGATTGCGTTGCTGCTCGTCGAGATGGGCGTGTTCGAGGCCATCAGCAAAGTGCTTGCGCTGTATGCCAACGTGGCGATCGCCTGGATTGGCGCGGTGGTGGGCGACCTCGTCATCAACAAGCCGCTCGGGTATAGCCCGCGCCACGTCGAGTTCAAACGCGCGCATCTGTACGACGTCAATCCGGTCGGCGTGGGCGCCATGCTGTTCGCTTCGCTGATTGCCGCGCTTTCGCATGCGGGCGTTTTCGGCACCACGGCTGAGGCGCTGTCGTCGTTCATTGCGTTGCTGGTCGCGTTCATTTGCGCGCCGCTGCTGGCGATCGCCACACGCGGACGCTTCTATCTGGCGCGCGATGGCCGCGACCTCGAAGCAGGCGCGATACTGCGCTGCGTGATCTGCGAAAACACCTTCGAACGCGAGGACATGGCGCACTGCCCGGCTTACGCCGGTTCGATCTGTTCGCTGTGCTGCTCACTCGACTCGCGCTGCAACGACTCCTGCAAACCGCACGCACGGCTGCCCGCGCAATTCGGCAATTCCATGCGCACCCTCTTTCCCAAGCTCAAGCTCGGGCCGGCGGGCTTGCGGCTCGCGCAGTACGCCGGCTTGCTGATTGCCGTGGTGACGCTACTCGGCGGCGTGCTGGCGGTGCAGTGGTATCAGAGCGTGCGCACCCTGCCCAATCTCGACACGACCGTTCACGACGTGCTGTTGCAGGGCTATCTGAAGGCGTTCTTCGCGCTGGCGCTGGTCGGATGCATTGCCGCGTGGTGGCTCGTGCTCGCCAACGAAAACCGCAAGGTCACCCAGGAAGAATCGCAGCGGCAAGCCGAATTGCTGATGCAGGAAATCGAGGCGCACCGCAAGACCGATGCGGCGCTTCAGCGAGCGAGCGCCGCGGCCGAATCCGCCAACCGCGCAAAGAGCCGCTATGTGACGGGCCTGAGTCACGAGTTGCGCACGCCGCTCAACAGCATCCTCGGTTATGCGCAACTGTTGCTGCAAGGCACCGACGAACTGCCGCCGGCGCGACGCAATGCCGTGGCGACCATCTATCGCAGCGGCGAACATCTGCTGGCGCTGGTGGATGGCCTGCTCGACGTGGCGCGGATCGAGGCCGGCAAGCTGCAGTTGAATGTGACCGAAATCTCGCTGCCCGATTTCGTCGCGCAACTCTCCGCGATGCTGGAACCGCAGGCCACCGACAAGGGACTGCAGTTCGAATTCCACACGAGCGGGCGCATGGCGGACGTGGTGCGCATCGACGAAAAGCGCGTGCGGCAGATTCTCATCAACCTGATCGGCAACGCGATCCGCTTCACGTCGCACGGTTCCGTGAAGGTGCGCGCCGGCTATGCGTGGGAGACCATTACTTTTGAAATCGCCGATACCGGCCCCGGCATGCCGGCCACCGAACTGGAGCGGCTATTCCTGCCATTCGAGCGCGGTGCCGCGGCGCGCGAACACGATCACGGCGCCGGGCTGGGACTGACCATCTGCCGCATGCTCACGGAATTGATGGGCGGCAACCTGGACGTGCAAAGCGAAGTGGGCAAAGGCACGCGCTTTATCGTCAAGCTGTTCGCGCCTGAAGTGCGCGCGCCGCAGTTGCTGGCGAGCGGCCCGCTCAACGTGAAGGGTTACGACGGTCCGCGCCGCACCGTGCTGGTGGTGGACGATCTCGCGGAGCAACGCCGCATCGTGGTGCAGACGCTGGCGCCGCTCGGCTTTAACGTGGTGGAAGCGGCTAGCGGACCGGAGGCGCTGCAGTGGCTCGGCACCGCGTCAGCGGACCTGATCGTGATGGACGTGTCGATGCCGGACATGGACGGCTTCGAGGCGAGCCGCCTGATTCGCGACAACCATCTGTCGGCGGCGCCGGTTCTGATTCTGTCCGCCAACGCATTCGCCGATGACCGCGACAAAGGCGCCGCGGCCGGTTGCGACGACTACCTCGCCAAACCGCTCTACATTCCGCTCCTGCTCGACAAACTGGCCGCGCTGCTGCAACTGCACTGGATCGTCGAGCCGACCGACACCGTGGCAACCGCCTCCGCCGTTGCACGGATCGACGTGACGGCGAGCCTGCCCGCCCCGCTGCGCGAAAAGCTGCAGGCGCAACTGGAAATGGGCTACGTGCAGGGTTTTATCGAACAACTCGACGCCGCCGAACATGGCGCGCCGGAACTCGCCAGCGTGCTCGAACCGTTGCGCGCGTTGGCGCGCCGCTTCCGGTTGACTGAACTCGCGCATCTGCTCGCGCCCACCCAGCAGGTCAATCCCGATGCATGA